From the genome of Plectropomus leopardus isolate mb chromosome 13, YSFRI_Pleo_2.0, whole genome shotgun sequence, one region includes:
- the LOC121952211 gene encoding rho-related GTP-binding protein RhoG-like, which produces MQSIKCVVVGDGAVGKTCLLISYTTGAFPKEYIPTVFDNYSSQVTVDGRTISLNLWDTAGQEEYDRLRTLSYPQTNVFIICFSISSPASYENVKHKWHPEVSHHCPGVPILLVGTKSDLRNDGETQRKLKETNQAPVSHQQGAALARQIHAVRYLECSALNQDGIKDVFSEAVRAFLNPQPTVTKKPCVLL; this is translated from the exons atGCAGAGTATAAAGTGTGTGGTTGTGGGTGACGGCGCCGTCGGGAAGACCTGCCTCCTCATCTCCTACACCACAGGAGCCTTTCCCAAAGAGTACATCCCCACTGTGTTCGACAACTACAGCAGCCAG GTGACGGTGGACGGCAGGACCATTAGTCTGAACCTGTGGGACACGGCGGGTCAGGAGGAGTACGACCGGCTGAGGACGCTGTCCTACCCGCAGACCAACGTCTTCATCATCTGCTTCTCCATCTCAAGCCCCGCCTCCTACGAGAATGTCAAACACAAGTGGCatccagag GTGTCTCACCACTGTCCCGGCGTTCCCATCCTCCTGGTCGGCACAAAGAGCGACCTCCGGAACGACGGTGAGACTCAGAGGAAGCTGAAGGAGACGAACCAGGCGCCCGTCAGCCACCAGCAGGGCGCCGCCCTCGCCCGTCAGATCCACGCCGTGCGCTACCTGGAGTGCTCGGCCCTCAACCAGGACGGCATCAAGGACGTGTTCTCCGAGGCCGTGCGGGCCTTCCTCAACCCGCAGCCCACCGTCACCAAGAAGCCGTGCGTCCTGCTGTAG